The genomic DNA TCTTGTTCCAAAACATAGTTATCTAAAGCCTCTACAATATCATCTCCAGATTTTGGTTGATTTGGTAATTCAAATTTTTTCTCACTTTGACATGATATAACAGATGTTGAAGTTGAAGCAAATAAAGTTATTCCTGTAAATAAAGTTAATAATTTTTTCATAATTTCTCCTTTTAAATGAATTAATAAATATAGAATTATGTATAAATTAAATTACTATTTTTCTTTTTATTCATGGATTGCTTCTTGTTTAGCTCATTTTTGAATTTCTAACATATACTCTTTTGTATTATTATTTAAGGTTTCATCGTTTTGTCACCCTTCAATAAATATATCAAAGAAATCTGTATTTACTATAGAATATGTTCTTTCTAATATTTTTGATTCCAGAGTTTCATATTTCAATTGCAACATTTTATAAGATAAATAAGCTCTAATAAACGCTTCATATATTTTGCTTTTTTGTCAAGCATCACTATTTAATTTTATTTTATTTTGTTCTTCTTTACTACATTCCTTACATTCATCCAGCTCTTTTGCTCAAATCGTATTCACTTTCTCTTGTTCTAAAAGATACTTATCTAATGCTTCTACAATATCATCTCCAGATTTTGGTTGATCTGGTAATTCAAATTTTTTCTCACTTTGACATGATATAACAGATGTTGAAGTTGAAGCAAATAAAGTTATTGCTGTAAATAAAGTTAATAATTTTTTCATAATTTCTCCTTTTAAATTAATTAATAAATATTTGACGATTCAATTTCTATAATTTTGTTTATAGTTGACATAATATCATTATCATAAATTAATAAAGGTATAGTTAAACCTAAACTTGTTTGATAATTATATAAATAAGTTTTATAAACTTGTACATTTATATTACTATTTTGTTTAGCAGCCTTTTTAACGGCATCAAGTGCTAAATCCTGACTTTGATAATAAATAAAGTTAGAACTATCATTTACATCTCTAATTCTATACACAGCATATCTACCATCTGAAATAATATTATCATAAGATAATTTAAAATTTGGATCTCATGTTTTTATTTCATCTCTATGTACATATTTTGCTGTTAATGAAATATTATTATGTAATTTTCTTAATGCTGCTTCTTCACTCTCTCCAGATGATTCTACTTTTCCAAAAGCATCATAAACTATATATTTTTTTTGTAATGTTCTTTTGCTGTTTATAATTTCCTTTTCTTTGGCCTCTTCAAGAGTATTTGCCAATAGTTTACCATCTCTACTTGATAAATCTTGATCTGTTCCATATGAATATTTTAATATAGAACTAAAAGTACCTTGCAGTGGTAAAAAATTATCTAATTGTTCTTTTGTAACATAAAAATCTTCTCTCATTTTATACATTGTTTTATTATCAATTATATAAGGCTCTTTTAATATTCTTTCCTTTATTGGTAAAAAGTCATTATAACTTTGAATTAGTGAATATTTGAAACCTTGATTACCATTAACATCATATAATTTATCTTTTGCAATAGATCCTTCTGTATTTAAATTTAAATTATTATTTTTAAGATCTTTAAAAGTTAATTCCTTATTTGGATTTTCAAAATTTTGCAATCCATTAAAATAATTTGAGAATCATTTACTATAAAAATTTGCTAAATTATCTTGTGTCATATCACTTGATGTATATGCATTTCCCATTTCTGGTGAGAATCATATTTCATCTCCACTTTTTTTATCTTTTGTAGTATATCCTGTAAAAGAAGTACGAGTTTCATCATAATAACTAAAATCATCTAATGTAACTTTTCTATTTTTATAACTAGAATGCATTAAATTAATGTTTCCATTACTACATGATTTTTCATTATATTTAAAATTAAAAGTCTTTGTTAAATAAGGTCTCTTACCTTCATTTTTACTTTGTCAATTAGCTCTAAAATCTCCAAGAAAAGAAGATCAAGAATTAAATGTTTTATTATCTAACATTTCCAAATTAACATAGTCACCAAAACCATAATCATCACTTGCTCCTTGACATTGAACTGTTATTCTATAATCTTTTTTTGGCATAAATTTTATTCTATATTTCGAGTTAGCATCCAATAAATTTTTATAATAACCTTCATAAAATTCTGATTCCAACTCTCTTTTTAATTTAGCAAAACTCTCTTCTTGAGTTCCAAAGAAATTAATTGGTTTAATTGCTTGTTGATTTAATCCTGTTTTTTTATTGACATAATATCCAGAAGTAAATTTTGATATTAAAGCTTCAACATCATTTTGATTGAAAGCATTATAGTACTCATTTGCATAAATATAGTATAAAGATTTATTAATTTTTAGATTATATTTCTCATTATTTTTGGCTTCATCTGGTGTATCAAATCATTCAATTTGATCATAACTGTACTTTGCTTTTACATTTCCTAAATTAGCATAAGTATTCAATGCATTTTCTTTTGATAGAGCTATATTTCCAAAAGCATCTCTATATACTTGACTAAAATTATTTATATTAATATCATAAATTTTTTTATCATCTAATGTCATATGCTCATAATTTTTAATAATTTTTGATGGATTTGAAGAGGTCAATTGCATTTGCACAAAGTTATTTTTTAGAATATACTCATCTAGTTCCTGAGGAGAATTAAATTTCTTTCCATCAAAATAACTATATTCAGTATCTCCAATATATAGTCTATTTTCTTCTATATCCTTATAAAGCTCTTCAATTTGTTGATTTGATAAATTGCGAAATCTTATATTACTAATATTGTTTTCACTAGTAACTAACGGTAGTATAGTTGAACTACTTAATACCAGAGCTAAACTTACTTTATATAATAATTTTTTAAACATGTTTTTTTTCACCCCTCTTTTAATAAACTTCATGAGTTTGTTGCTCAATTCATTTTCTAAATTCTCATTCATTTAAAAATATATTGTCTTTAAAATCAAAGGTTTTTAACTCACCATTTTGATTAATTACTTGATAATTAATATTATTATCTAGATAAGTTAATAATTGATTTAATGTTTTAAAATACTTATTTTGTCCATAAAAATCCAACTTATAAAAATCATACTGACTTCCTTGATATTCTTCTAAACTATTATAGATTGAAGTTTTTATTAGATCACTGTTAATAATTAACTTAGATTCAATCGGTTGATTTGTTTTAATGAAAGAAATAATTTCTTCTTCACTATCCTTATAAATTTTTTCACCATTTTTCATTATATAAAAATATTTTTTATTAAATTTAGAATTAGCAATGTTTTCTTTTAAACTTGATATTGCATCATACTTATTTTCAAAAGCATTTCCAAAACCATCTAAATAATATTCTTTTTTATGCATTACATATTCTTCTTTAAATAGCTGTTCAATAAATATTTCTTTTTCTTTATCTAAAGCTTCTTGATATTCAGATCAAGTATATCCACCTGGTGAGTTTACGGGCTTATTAAATTTATCATTTGTTAATGTATAAACCTTGCTTTTGTTCATAATACTTGCAAATATTTTCCTTGAAGAAAAGTAATTTTGAGGATTTTTGTAAGCATCTAATATTAACTCTTCTTCTGCTGTATCTTTATGCAAATAATACTTATTTTTAAACTCATAAATAGTTGTTGATGTTGACTCTGGATTTTTTGGAACTAAATAATTTATTGCTGAATCTGAAATTTTTATAACGTTTACTTTTGGATTTGGTTTTTTAATTGATATATTAATTAAAGGAATTTTAATTGTAGGCACTGTATAAAATAATGATGTATTTTGATCTAATTTTGCTTCAAAACTAACTACTGACATAAAACTTAAAGCTTGGCTTATACTCCATGCCTTTCCTACTCAACTTAATCCAGATATTAAACTAGTAGCACTGGCTTTTGAATTATAATTCTTATTTGTAAATCCTTTAAAACCAATTCCCTTATAAATATCTTCACTTTTACTTTCAATTTCCTTTTGATTTTCTTTATGAATCTCTTCCATGCTACTATCTATTTGCAACTGAGAAGTATTTTTATCTTTAAAGGTATCTTCAGTTTTTTTCTTATTTTTGCTTAACTTTTCAAGTGGTTCCATTACAGTTTCTGCTATTTTTTGAAATTTTACAACTCCATCCAGTAATCTTTTATTTGCACCACCTTCTGAATAAAATTTATTCACATTTATAAAAAGAGAATATATATCTTCAAAACTACTTTCTCTTAAAGATTCCAATCCATTTTCAGAATCATTTGAAAAAACATTTTCAACCATTTCTTCTTGTGAATTAATTATATCTGCTAATATATATACAAATGATTTTTCTAACTCTTCATAAGAAACACCAATTCTATGTACTCTGCTTTTAATTAATAATTTATTAAATACAACTAGCAATTTATTAAAATTTGTAAATTCTTTATCTTTAATAAGATTTAAATCTAATGATGCATCAGCAAAATATTCATAAGCAATTTCTTTAATTATAAATTCTAATTCCTCCTTGCCTTTTTGACTCCACTCAATATTCTCTCTTAAATACTTTAAATATTCAAAAGAGGCAAAATTACTTTCCTCATCCTTATTTGGTTTATGAATTCAAGGCAAAACAATATCTATGACAGTACTTGTCATTGATGATAAACTGACAGCATAACTGTAAGCAATTAAAGGATTAATATCAACTGAACCAGTTTGCTCAAATTTAATATTATTATCTTTAATTTCTTCAGTTGATTCAAAGTATTTTGGACCAACTAAATAACCATTTTGTAAATTAAGATTTCCTACTTGTGCTCAATAAGATTTTTTATCTGCATCTAAAACTTCTTTAATATGCTCTCTAGATAATTTTGGATCTAAAGGTTTTATTAAATTTTCATATTCTAAGTAGTTATAATCGGAAAAAGATTTTCCATTATATTCAAAACCAGTTGTCATATTTTTTCTTAATCAAGATTTAATTTCTGTTTCTGTTTGACATATTCCACTTTGCAAATAGCAAGTAGTTTTATCATCACTTTTTTCCAACTCTTTTAGCTTAATTTCTTCATAGTAAGATCTTGCATCACTTTCATTGTTTGTTTCTTTACCTTCAACGAAAATTGATGATTCATAATTAAAGTATGTTTCTAAAGCATTATCTCTTGAAAGATATGCTTGATTATCATGACCCCTATAAACTTTGACCTCTTCTTCTACATTAGAAGTTACAATATCAGAAGAAAGTTCTCCAGAAGCATTAATTGTATAATTGCCTGGATTTCTCATTGTCTTTTCTTCTGTTATTTTGAATTTCTGATTTATATATAAATCTAACTCTTCTTTTGTGTTAAATAACTGATTGTCAAATTTAAAAATATTTGTTTCGTAGTTAAAAGTTCTTTGTGCTTCATTATAAGCATAATTATAAACTTCTTCTTTTGTTAAAAACTCTTTACCTGCAAAACTATAACCTATTGGTTGAGGTTCTACAATATTATTATTTGTTAATACAATACTAATTGGAACTATTGTTCCAATAGTTCCAATAGATATAAGTGAAACAATAGAGAGTCTCTTTTTTGTTAATCACTTGGCATTTTTTGATTTAAATATTTTATTTACTAATTCAGTGAAATTATTAGTCTTTTTTCTCATTTTTCTTTCTCTTTTGAAAATAAATTAAATAAGCGTAATAGAGTTTTTTTCATCTAATTGCTTTATTTACTAAATTTTCCTCCCCTTATTTGCTGAATTTTACTCTTATGTGCATTAGTAAAAACGTCACATAGTTATTTTATACACCTAATTTATTACAAAAGCAATATTTTTACCATAAATTTAATAAATTTTGGAAAATTTTGTATTAATCTTAAATGTCCATTTTATAATGCTATACATAAATGTAATAATTTGTTAACTATAATTAGTAACATTGTGCTTGTAATATTCAACTTTAAAAACAGCTTCTTATTTGAAAACAAAAAAGACCAGTTATTAAACTGATTATTTAAAATATGAAAGAACAATATTTTATTAAATATTTATTTTATTAAAATTATAAATTGTATCTAATTCAATTATTTCAAAATAATTTGTCATTTCTCATTAAAAATTCTTTGATAAGACTTTTTAATTCGTTTTTTAAATAAATTTCTTTTTACTCTCTAATTATTGTCAAAGAATTACCAAGATCTCAATCAAGATTTGAAAAATAAGGTATAATTAGGCTTCCTCCATTTATCCATACTTTTGTATAGAATATAAAATGTAGTCTAAACAGTTTTTCTATCTCGTTATAACTTCACAATGTTCCTGCTTTTACACTATATCCAACTAGACCAATTCTAAAAACTCATAAATCATTGCTATATTTTCTAGCTGATTCAATATTATTTACATCTCCTTTAACTTCTTCATAATATTTATAAACAAATCCCTGTTCGTTTGATTTATCAGTACAAAATGATGACCCAAATTTTAATGTTGGCTCTGCAGAAGTTCTATTTCATCATCGTTTAGTAAATTCCTTGTATTTAGGTTCATCATCAAAACCCAATGTAATAACTAAATATTGCTCAACAACTGGACTACCAATTGAACTGGCATAACCGCTATCTGATAATCATAAAGAGCTCATTTTCAAGTAAGAGATTCATTATTACTAATCGGATCTACTTCATAAACAAAATTTTCAGATTCTGAAGTGCAATCAATAAATATTTCATTTTCGGATTCACTTCTATAATTTGCTTCAACTTGTCTTTCCTCGATTAATACATTACTAATAATTGGACTTGCACCACTATTCATATGGATGCAGTTCATAATAAACATATCATTTTAGATATTTTTATTTCCTTTTCCTTAACTCCATAAGTACCTACAAATAATATATCAATTGGTCAAATAAAAATAGTTTATAAGTACTTATGGTGATTTTTTAACACCAATATTTGTAACTAAAACTATTATTATAATAAAAAGTGTTATTAATTCAATTATCTACCTTTAGCAATTTGCAATATTTGCAGTTATAATATATTAAGGAGTTTAAATAATGTCTAGGGAAGAAAAGATTTTTAATTATTGAATAAAACTTTTAAATGACTTATTTAGTTTAGATCAAAAACAAATAGAAAAAGAAAATCTATTAAATTCATCTAAAATAAAAAATCAATTAGCAGTTACAAAAAATGATAATAATAGTGTTTATAGCAGTATAAGGTATTTTTTTAATAAACATTTTCAAAATAACTATAAAAATTTAAATAAAGAAAGTGTTTTATATTACTACATAAATAGCTCTTATAAAAACTGAGACAATATAAAAAATAGAAATTTTATATACCCTTTTGGAATAAATAATAGTCAAAAAAAAGCTGTGGAAAATGCTTTTAAATCTAATTTTTCTATAATTCAAGGTCCACCAGGAACAGGAAAAACTCAAACAATATTAAATATTGTTTCAAATATTCTTTTAGATAAAAAAACAGTTGCTATTGTTTCAAATAATAATTCAGCTATTGATAATATATTTTATAAACTGAATCCTAAAATTAAGAATAGCAATAAATATGAAGAACAGCTAGAAGTAATTTGATTCTTGTCTTCTTTTTTAGGGTCATTTTCAAAAAATAGGAATTACTTTACATTAGAAATGCAAGAAAAAATAGTACTTGCAAAAGAAAAATGAAAAAAAGCATTTGAAAACTCCAATGTAAATATGGAAATTAGTGTGCAAAATAGTAAATTTCAAGTACTAGTTGAAGAAATTGAAGAAATTGAAATCTTAAAGAAAAAAATATTAAGAGATGAAAAAGTATTACCTAAAGTTAAAAAAGAAAAAGAAATATATGAATCAAAAATTATATTAAAATATAAAGATAACACTAATTTATTGAAATTATCCCTTGATAAATTAAATAAATTTTATATTAAAATTAAGGTCTACAAAAAAGATAAGCTATCATGATGATTTAAATTAAAAAATAAATTTAAATATAAGCTACCTAAGAATTTTTTTAAATACGACTTCATATCAGAAATATACTTTCACGTTTTAAATAAAAAAACTCAAGAACTAAAAGAAAACTTAATTAAAAATAAAAAATTATTAAATGAGATTGATAAAAATCAATTAGATGACTTAATAAAAATATCAAAAGAAATATTATATAACTCTATTTATGAAAACTATATGTCTGAGGTAAAAATAAACTTAACAGCAAATAACTTTACTGAAGTTAGTTCTGAATTTATAAGATTACTTAATAAACAACCAATAGTTCTAAGTACAATTTTTTCATTAATAAATTCTAAACCAGCAGATGTACTATATGATTATTTAATAATAGATGAAGCTTCACAAACAGACATATTAGCTAGCATTGCTTCAATGGCTTGTGCAAAAAACATAATAGTAGTTGGTGATTTAAAACAGTTATCTCAAGTCAACTCCCCTAACTATAAAAATTACTTTGAAGAAAATAAACTATTTTTAAATGAAGGATATGAATACTGAGAAAATAATATTTTGAAATCTCTTATAAAAATATATGGTGAAAAGATTCCTAATCAACTATTAAGAGAACATTATAGATGTGATCCTGCTATCATTGAATTTTGTAATCAAAAGTACTACAACAATGAACTGATTATTATGACTGAATCAGAAAATGAACAAAGTCCTTTTGAATTAATAGTTGGTGAATCTTTATACTATACTGACACAAATAACTCTAAAACTAGTAAAAAAGAGTTAGAAAATATTAAACAATATCTTAGTGATAATAAAATTAATGACATAGGAATTATTAGCCCTTTTAGAGATCAAGCTAATATCTTAAATAAACAATTAGGTACAGATAAGATAATTGCTAATACAATTCATGCTTTTCAAGGACAAGAAAAAGATTCAATACTATTTGCTGTTACAAGACAATCAATAAAAGGAAAAGGTGATTTTGTTTCTAATCCAAAATTAATAAATGTAGCTGTTTCAAGAGCAAAAAATAAGTTTATACTTGCATATTCAAAAAATATTATTAGTTGTCCTGACAATGATATCAAAGACTTAATAAATTATATTCAATTTAATTTTCCAAATAGCAAAGAAGTTTATAAAAAGAATACTGAGTTTTATATTTTATCAAAAGAATATAATAATGATTTAATAGAGTTTATTAAAAACTATAATAAAAACCACTTCAATGGTGCTAAAGAACCAACTGAAATAATAATACATACAGTTCTAGAAAAAATTATATCACTGGAAGAATTTAATAACTTAGATGTTACCCTATTCAAAAAATTAAGTCATATTATTCCTAAAGCTATAGAGAATGATATTTTTAATAAAAGAGAAAAAGAATTTTTAAATCATCACTGATCTCATATTGATTTTCTAGTTTATGATAAATTTAGTTTTGAACCTGTCTTAGCAATTGAAGTGGATGGATATACATTTCACAGAAAAGAAAAACAAAAATGAAGAGATAACTTAAAAGATAAAGCTTTAAAAATTCAAAATATACCTATCATGAGAATTAGTACAGATACATATAAGAAAATTGGACTTTCAATAATTAATAAAATAAGAGAAATAAAAAATAAATAGAGAACTTTAATAATTGAATAATCTTTAATTTATTTTAAAAACAATCTTCACCTTTTTAGAAACTCAAAATCATATCATTGGTTTAAAAAAATATTTTTAGAGTT from Spiroplasma endosymbiont of Cantharis nigra includes the following:
- a CDS encoding AAA domain-containing protein, whose amino-acid sequence is MSREEKIFNYWIKLLNDLFSLDQKQIEKENLLNSSKIKNQLAVTKNDNNSVYSSIRYFFNKHFQNNYKNLNKESVLYYYINSSYKNWDNIKNRNFIYPFGINNSQKKAVENAFKSNFSIIQGPPGTGKTQTILNIVSNILLDKKTVAIVSNNNSAIDNIFYKLNPKIKNSNKYEEQLEVIWFLSSFLGSFSKNRNYFTLEMQEKIVLAKEKWKKAFENSNVNMEISVQNSKFQVLVEEIEEIEILKKKILRDEKVLPKVKKEKEIYESKIILKYKDNTNLLKLSLDKLNKFYIKIKVYKKDKLSWWFKLKNKFKYKLPKNFFKYDFISEIYFHVLNKKTQELKENLIKNKKLLNEIDKNQLDDLIKISKEILYNSIYENYMSEVKINLTANNFTEVSSEFIRLLNKQPIVLSTIFSLINSKPADVLYDYLIIDEASQTDILASIASMACAKNIIVVGDLKQLSQVNSPNYKNYFEENKLFLNEGYEYWENNILKSLIKIYGEKIPNQLLREHYRCDPAIIEFCNQKYYNNELIIMTESENEQSPFELIVGESLYYTDTNNSKTSKKELENIKQYLSDNKINDIGIISPFRDQANILNKQLGTDKIIANTIHAFQGQEKDSILFAVTRQSIKGKGDFVSNPKLINVAVSRAKNKFILAYSKNIISCPDNDIKDLINYIQFNFPNSKEVYKKNTEFYILSKEYNNDLIEFIKNYNKNHFNGAKEPTEIIIHTVLEKIISLEEFNNLDVTLFKKLSHIIPKAIENDIFNKREKEFLNHHWSHIDFLVYDKFSFEPVLAIEVDGYTFHRKEKQKWRDNLKDKALKIQNIPIMRISTDTYKKIGLSIINKIREIKNK
- a CDS encoding lipoprotein, producing the protein MKKLLTLFTAITLFASTSTSVISCQSEKKFELPDQPKSGDDIVEALDKYLLEQEKVNTIWAKELDECKECSKEEQNKIKLNSDAWQKSKIYEAFIRAYLSYKMLQLKYETLESKILERTYSIVNTDFFDIFIEGWQNDETLNNNTKEYMLEIQKWAKQEAIHE